Below is a genomic region from Paraburkholderia phenazinium.
CGCTGCTTGCGCCGGCCCCATCGGCGCGGGTGCGCTTGAGCTGATGGTCGACATCGTCGACGCCGCCACGCGCAGCCGGATGATGTCCGGCATTCGCGGCCGCAACACCAAACCGGAGTTGCTGATCCGCAGCCTGCTGCACCGGCAGGGCTTCCGCTTTCGGCTCGATGCGCGCGACCTGCCGGGACGTCCCGATATCGTCCTGCCGCGCTATCGCGCCGTCGTGTTCGTGCACGGCTGCTTCTGGCACGGCCACGATTGCCCGCTCTTCAAATGGCCGCAAACGCGCCCCGAGTTCTGGCGCGACAAGATAGGCCGCAACCGCAGCAACGACGAGAAATCGCGCGCCGCCCTGCTCGCCGCCGGCTGGCGCGTCGCCGTGGTGTGGGAATGCGCGTTGCGCGGAGCCAACCGGGATCTCGACGGCGTGCTGCGACGGCTGATCGACTGGCTGCACAGCGACGTCACGGAATTCGAAGAGCGCAGTTGATTCCCGCGTCCCACCCGCGGTAAATCCACACGGGTACCCGGTGGGTTTGGCGCACTTGCGCCATAGCCCGTTTCGAGCAAGCGAACACGTCGCCGGTGATACACTCGATTTGCTCACCCGGGTCTGTCCGCAGCACCCTTTCCGGCAGCTCGGCCCATCTGAGAACCACCTTAAGGGAGGCATACGATGGCTGATTTCCGTCTCTGGTCCGACGAGTTCCCCACCAACGGCTTCATGCCGAAAGCGCACGAATACAACGACAAAGCGTTCGGCGTGGATGGCGAAAACATTTCTCCTTCACTGCAATGGGAAGCGCCGCCGGAGGGCACGCAAAGTTTCGCGCTCACCGTCCACGATCCCGATGCGCCCACCGGCAGTGGCTTCTGGCACTGGGTGGTGGTCAACATTCCCGCTGATGTCCGCTCGCTGCCGCGCAATGCGGGCGCGGCCGACGGCGGGCTGTTGCCGCAAGGCGCCCTGCAGGTGCGCAACGACTACGGCACGGTCGGCTTCGGCGGCGCTGCGCCGCCGCGCGGCGACAGGACGCATCGCTACATCTTCCGCCTGCACGCGCTGAAGGTCGCGCAGTTGCCGATCAACGCGGACACCACCAACGCGATCGCGCGCTTCATGACCCATCTCAACGAACTCGATTCAACGACCCACACCGGTCTGTACGAACTGAAATAGTCGCGCGAAGCGGCGCCGGGCAGCGCGTCAGACGCGCCCCGGCGTCGTGGGCACAACGCCACCAGGGGACAGGTGCGCGTGGCGAACCCTCTCACCCCGATTCGCGCCTCAAAGCCGTCAATACAATACCTGCACGATGCACGCACAAGCTTCCGGCAACGACGCTTCCAACCACCCTGAGCACGCCCCCAGCGGCGCCCGCCCGACCGCACCCGAACCCGAACTGGGTCTGCCCCTGCCGCAACGCTATTGGGCAATCGTCGTGGTGGCGCTCGGCATCACGCTTGCCGTCCTCGACAGCGCCATCGCCAACGTCGCGCTTCCCACCATCGCCCGCGATCTGCATGCGAGCGCGGCCGCCTCGATCTGGGTCGTCAACGCGTATCAGCTCGCGGTGACCATCTCGCTGCTGCCGCTGGCCTCGCTCGGCGACCGCATCGGCTACCGGCGCGTCTATCTGGGCGGCCTGATGCTCTTCACTGTCGCCTCGCTCGGCTGCGCGCTCGCCACCTCGCTGCCGACGCTCGCCCTCGCCCGCGTCATCCAGGGCTTCGGCGCGGCGGGCATCATGAGCGTGAACACCGCGCTGGTGCGCATGATCTATCCACGGACCCAACTCGGCCGCGGCGTGGCGATCAACGCCATGGTGGTGGCGGTCTCGTCCGCGGTCGGCCCGACGGTCGCCTCGGGCGTGCTCGCCATCGCACCATGGCCGTGGCTGTTCGCGATCAATGTGCCGATCGGCATTGCGGCCGTCGTCAGCGGTTTTAAAGCGCTGCCGGTCAACGCCGGCCATAAGGCGCCCTACGACACCCTCAGCGCCGTGATGAACGCGTTTGTGTTCGGCCTGCTGATCTTCGCCGTGGATGGCCTCGGACACGGCGAAGCGTGGGGATATATCGCCATGGAAGCGCTCGGCGCCGTGGTGATCGGCTACTTCTTCGTGCGGCGGCAACTGAGCCAGCCGGCCCCGCTGCTGCCCATCGATCTGCTGCGTATCCCGATCTTTGCGCTATCGATCGGCACCTCGGTCTGCTCGTTCGCCGCGCAGATGCTCGCGTTCGTTTCGTTGCCATTCATGCTGCAGGACACGCTCGGTTTATCGCAGGTCCAGACCGGTCTGCTGATGACGCCGTGGCCGCTCGTCATCGTGGTTGCCGCGCCGCTCTCGGGGGTGTTGTCGGATCGTTTGTCGGCGGGTTGGTTGGGCGGTATCGGACTCGCTTCGCTGACCGCGGGCCTGCTGCTGCTCGCCACGCTCGGCGCGCACCCGGAGCCGCTGCAGATTGCGTGGCGCATGGCGCTGTGCGGCGCGGGTTTCGGCATTTTCCAGTCGCCCAACAATCGCACCATGCTCGCCGCGGCGCCGCGCGAGCGCAGCGGCGGTGCCAGCGGCATGCTCGGCACCGCGCGTCTGACTGGGCAAACGCTCGGTGCTGCGCTGGTGGCGCTGATCTTCGGCGTCGCGCCGCAGCATGGGCCGACCATTGCGCTCTATGTGGCCGCGTGTTTTGCGGCGGTCGCGTCCGTGATCAGCACATTGCGCGTGAAGCACGCGTAAAAACGGCGGCCGTATGGGCCGCCGTACAAGTGGTTTTGTGAATCTCTCCAGCCACCCCTGAACTGCATCGGATCAGCCAGCCTGGCTTGCCGTTTTGCGAATTCGACGTGACAGCGTGCGCGAGGCTGCGTCGGCATACGTCCCGCCAGCGCCTCGCCGCGCAATCACCTAGCGCTTTACGTCGCCGTCACGTCTGCGAGCTTTACCGCTTTGGCCGTCACAGAAGATGCCGTCGCGACATTGCGTAGGTCGGCGAGGAACGTATCGCGCCACACCGACAGATTGTTTTCGCGCAACGGCGCCATCATGTCCGCGTGACGGGCCTGACGTTCGGCGAGCGGCATCGACAGCGCGCGTTCCAGTGCTTCGGCCATCTGCGACAGGTCGAACGGATTCACCACCAGCGCGCCCGGCAACTGCTCGGCAGCGCCGGCGAACTGCGACAACACCAGCACGCCCGGATCGGCCGGATCCTGCGATGCCACGTACTCCTTCGCAACCAGGTTCATGCCGTCGCGCAGCGGCGTCACATAACCCACATGCGATTGCCGGAACAGCGCCATCAGCAGATTGCGCTCGTACTTGCGGTTCAGGTATTGGATCGGCGTCCAGTCGAGCTGGGCGAAGCGGCCGTTGATGCGCCCCGCTTCACCCTCCAGCGTCTGACGAATACGTTGATAGGTTTGCACATCCGAGCGCGTCGGCGGTGCGATCTGCACCAGCGAGACGCGGCCGTGCCAACCTGGCGCGCTCAGCAGCAGACGCTCGAATGCCTGAAAGCGCTCGACCAGTCCCTTCGAATAATCGAGGCGGTCGACGCTCATGATCAGCTTGCGCCCACGCATGCCGTCGCGCAGGCTACGCACCGGCTTACGGTCGGTGAACTGTTCGGCGGCCTTGGCAATCGCGTCGGGATAAATCCCGATCGGATAGGCCGCGACCTTGAGGAAGCGGTTATAGGCATGCACCATGCCGTCTTCGCTCGACGTGCCGTGCTGCCCGCGCTCGATATAGTCGACAAACGACTGGCGGTCCGCCTCGGTCTGAAAACCCACCACGTCGTAGCTGCACATGGCCTTCACGAGTTCTTCGTGCGGCGGCACGCTACGCAGCACTTCCGGCACCGGAAACGGAATATGCAGGAAGAAGCCAATCGGATTTTTCACGCCCAGTTCGCGCAGGCACTTGGCGAACGGCAGCAGGTGATAGTCGTGCACCCAGATGATGTCATCGGGCTTGACCATCTCCTTCAGTTGCTTCGCGAGCGTCTGGTTCACGCGCAAATATCCGGCGTACTCCTGACGATCGAAGCGCGACAGGTCGTTGCGATAGTGGAAAGTCGGCCACAGTGTCGCGTTCGAGAAGCCACGGTAATACTGGTCGTAATCGCGCTTGGTGAGACCCACCGTCGCGTAAGTGACGTTGCCCTGCTTTTCGATCACCGGCGGCGACGGCTCCGCCACCGTCTCGCCGCTCCAGCCGAACCATACGCCACCGGTTTCCTTGAGGGCGTCCAGTACACCGATTGCAAGACCGCCTGCTGCGGGGCGGCCTTCCTGCGTCGGCGCGACACGATTCGATACCACGATCAATCTGCTCATTGGTGCTCCACCTCATTCAGTTTGTTCGTTGCATGCGGGGATGTGCCATTACGCTGCATGCAAGTCGCGTGCCGCATCTCAAAATTGGAGGAATAAAAATGTATGCAAATGTGACGGGCAAGCGCAAACCCGCCTGCGGCAGGCCGCTTGCAAAAAAATATTTCCGCTTTCCGCTTGTGGCCTACGGCTGCCGAAAGCCGTCAGGCGTCCTGCTCGGAGCCGAGGTCGCGCTGGTATTCGAGACCTTCCGGACGCACACCGCCCTGGTTGTGCTCGCCGTCCGGCGGCGCATTGGGCGCGATGCGGTTTTGCCCTGCCGGATCCGGCCCTACGGGCGGGTCTCCCGATGGCGGGCCGCCTGCTCCGCTGCCGGGGCGCGAATCGCGCTTCGCGTGGCGCGCGGAGCGCCGCAATGCCGGATGTCTCATGATCGATGCCTCCTGGGGAAGCCGCCGCCTTGCTGGACGACCTGAATGTAGTCTAGGGCCCGCCGCGGCAAATTGCCGGTAAAAGCGTCGTCCGCTTTGTAACAAGTACATCAAAACGAACGCTTGCAGCGTGGAAGGCGGTCATGGGCTGGCCGCCTGTCTGGAAAGTGGCGTCAGAACGTCATGTGCTGAACTGCAGCGCGCGAAATATGCGGCGTCTCATTGGGTTGCTGCGGAGGATCGCCGATCGGCGGCGCACTGGGTTCGACCGGTTCGCGGGTCGGGTCCGGCACGGTGTCGGGTTCGTTGGGATTGGGCGGGTCGGTCGGCTCGGGACGATGCGCCTCGAGCGAGGGAGCGGGAGCGTGTAGCGGCATAGTCGTTCCTTGTGTGCGTTCAACCCGAACACAGCAAAGCCTATGCCGCGGCGCACGCGCCCCGCGGCGGCAGATCAGGCGTCGGCGTCGCCCAAGGCCCGCGATTCGTCCGGCACGTCGCCGTCCTCGCCGCGGCTGGCATCGTTGCCGTACTCGACGAGCCGGTTGTAGAGCGTCTTCAGACTGATGCCGAGAATTTCCGCCGCACGCGTTTTCACGCCGCCGCACTGCTCGAGCGTCGCGAGAATCAACTGGCGGTCCGCCTCGGCGAGCGAAGTGCCGAATGGAATCGTGATGGCCGTGCCGGCCGCAGGTTTCGACAGCGTGATCTGCAACGGCACCGTCGCCGTGCTGTCCGAATCCGAGCCGGACATGATGTGCGCGCGCTGCACGTAGTTCTTCAGTTCACGCACATTGCCGGGCCACGGGTACGACAACAGCATCTCCTTGACCGCTGCCGGGAAGTGCTTGCGCGTGCTGTGCCGCTCGTTGAGGTCGTCGAGGAACGATTGGGCCAGCAGGTCCACGTCCTTGCCGCGCTCGCGCAGCGGCGGCAAGCTGATCGGAAACACGTTCAGGCGGTGATACAGGTCGAGGCGCAGCTTGCCTTCGAGCACGGCCTGCTCGGGATCGCGATTGGTGGCCGCAATCAGGCGCACATCGGTTTCGATTTCCTTGGTCGTGCCGACCCGCATGAACATGCCGGTTTCCAGCACGCGCAGCAGCTTGACCTGCAACTCGATCGGCATCTCGGTGATTTCGTCGAGGAACAGCGTGCCGCCGTTGGCCCGTTCGAAATAGCCCTTGTGCTGACGGTCGGCGCCCGTGAACGAGCCGCGCTCGTGGCCGAACATTTCCGATTCGATCAGGTTCGGCGAAATCGCGCCGCAGTTCACGGCGAGAAACGCGTGCTTGCGGCGCAGGCTCAACTGGTGCACGGTCTGCGCGGCCACTTCCTTGCCGGTGCCGGACTCGCCCACCAGCATCACCGAGGCCGCCGTCGGCGCCACCCGGCTGATCTGGTCGTAGACCTCCTGCATCACCGGCGAATTGCCGAGCATGAGACCGAAGCGCCCCATGCGGCGCAGCTCGCCGCGCAAGGTGCCGATTTCGGCCTTGAGGTCGCCGGGACGCGGCAGGCGCGACAGGATCGCCTTGACGCGCTGCATGTTGATCGGCTTCACGAGGTAGTCGGTCGCGCCCATTTTCAGCGCGTTGACCGCCGATTCCACCGTCGCGTGGCCGGTAATCACGATCACCTCGACACCCGAGCGCGGGTCGAGGTCTTCGAACAGGTCGACCCCGCTGCCGTCCGGCAGCTTCAGGTCTGTAAATACGACATCCGGCATTTGCCGGACCAACTGGATGCGCGCTTCGCGCAGATCGCCCGCAGTGGCCGTAGTGAGGCCGTCTTCCCCGATGATGGTTGCAAGCGCCTCGCGGGTACTGGCGTCGTCATCAACAATCAATACGTGTGGCATCGCGTCTCGAAAGCCCGAAAGTTGTGGTTGTGGATGGCATGCGGCCCATCGTGCTGGCGCCAAACCTGACTTAGCACGAACTCGCAACAATACCTGCATGATGCAGGGTTAAACGGGGCTATTGTTGTATGAATGCCCATTATACGGCTTTATCGAGACAAACTGCAGGTCCGTCCGCCTTTTGCGCCCCAATTGCGCGGCCCGTTACGGGCCCGCTTGCCGTGCGTTCCCGGGCAAGAGGAATGGTCGCCCCGCCACGTCTCAACTATGGGGAAAAGGCCACGCTTCGCCGAGACCGTTCGGATGGCTCGCACCGTTGGTCGCGCCCGGAGGCGTCGCGCCGGCGGCGCTGCCCGGCACGACGGCCGGGACGTTCGGCGCGGCCTGCGCAATCGGCGCGACGGCACCGCCTTCGCCTTCCCAGCGGCTCAGGTCGCGGTTCAAATTGGCTTGCGAGGCCCGGTGCTTTTGCGCCCAGCGCCACGCCAGCAAACCGCCGACGGCGACCAGTGCGCCGAAAATGCCAATCTTGGGCCGTGCCATGGTGCATCCTCCATATCGTGAGTCTCGTCAGTCGGTGCTAGCCGTTGCCTCAGCATGCCGGGGCAGCGTGCTATCGAACAAAGGTCAGGCAGCCCACTCGCGGGCTTAAGGCGTAAGTCGTAACACCTGACGCTAACGGGCCGCCAGCACGCCGAGCAGAAACCCGGCGCTCGCCGCGATGCCGATGGCTCGCCACGGGTTGTGGCGTACGTAGCGCTCGGTATTCACCGCCGCAACACGGTAGCGCCGCTGCGCCGCGTTCTGCGCGTCGCCGAGCGCCGTCTGCAGCGTATCGACATGCGTACTCAGGCGCTCGCGCAGCGCACCGACGCCTTCACCCGGAACATTCGCTGCGAGCCGCAGCATTTCCTCCGAGTCCGTCAGTAGTACGCGCAAGTCCTCAA
It encodes:
- the otsA gene encoding alpha,alpha-trehalose-phosphate synthase (UDP-forming), which produces MSRLIVVSNRVAPTQEGRPAAGGLAIGVLDALKETGGVWFGWSGETVAEPSPPVIEKQGNVTYATVGLTKRDYDQYYRGFSNATLWPTFHYRNDLSRFDRQEYAGYLRVNQTLAKQLKEMVKPDDIIWVHDYHLLPFAKCLRELGVKNPIGFFLHIPFPVPEVLRSVPPHEELVKAMCSYDVVGFQTEADRQSFVDYIERGQHGTSSEDGMVHAYNRFLKVAAYPIGIYPDAIAKAAEQFTDRKPVRSLRDGMRGRKLIMSVDRLDYSKGLVERFQAFERLLLSAPGWHGRVSLVQIAPPTRSDVQTYQRIRQTLEGEAGRINGRFAQLDWTPIQYLNRKYERNLLMALFRQSHVGYVTPLRDGMNLVAKEYVASQDPADPGVLVLSQFAGAAEQLPGALVVNPFDLSQMAEALERALSMPLAERQARHADMMAPLRENNLSVWRDTFLADLRNVATASSVTAKAVKLADVTAT
- a CDS encoding sigma-54-dependent transcriptional regulator; this translates as MPHVLIVDDDASTREALATIIGEDGLTTATAGDLREARIQLVRQMPDVVFTDLKLPDGSGVDLFEDLDPRSGVEVIVITGHATVESAVNALKMGATDYLVKPINMQRVKAILSRLPRPGDLKAEIGTLRGELRRMGRFGLMLGNSPVMQEVYDQISRVAPTAASVMLVGESGTGKEVAAQTVHQLSLRRKHAFLAVNCGAISPNLIESEMFGHERGSFTGADRQHKGYFERANGGTLFLDEITEMPIELQVKLLRVLETGMFMRVGTTKEIETDVRLIAATNRDPEQAVLEGKLRLDLYHRLNVFPISLPPLRERGKDVDLLAQSFLDDLNERHSTRKHFPAAVKEMLLSYPWPGNVRELKNYVQRAHIMSGSDSDSTATVPLQITLSKPAAGTAITIPFGTSLAEADRQLILATLEQCGGVKTRAAEILGISLKTLYNRLVEYGNDASRGEDGDVPDESRALGDADA
- a CDS encoding MFS transporter; the protein is MHAQASGNDASNHPEHAPSGARPTAPEPELGLPLPQRYWAIVVVALGITLAVLDSAIANVALPTIARDLHASAAASIWVVNAYQLAVTISLLPLASLGDRIGYRRVYLGGLMLFTVASLGCALATSLPTLALARVIQGFGAAGIMSVNTALVRMIYPRTQLGRGVAINAMVVAVSSAVGPTVASGVLAIAPWPWLFAINVPIGIAAVVSGFKALPVNAGHKAPYDTLSAVMNAFVFGLLIFAVDGLGHGEAWGYIAMEALGAVVIGYFFVRRQLSQPAPLLPIDLLRIPIFALSIGTSVCSFAAQMLAFVSLPFMLQDTLGLSQVQTGLLMTPWPLVIVVAAPLSGVLSDRLSAGWLGGIGLASLTAGLLLLATLGAHPEPLQIAWRMALCGAGFGIFQSPNNRTMLAAAPRERSGGASGMLGTARLTGQTLGAALVALIFGVAPQHGPTIALYVAACFAAVASVISTLRVKHA
- a CDS encoding very short patch repair endonuclease, translating into MVDIVDAATRSRMMSGIRGRNTKPELLIRSLLHRQGFRFRLDARDLPGRPDIVLPRYRAVVFVHGCFWHGHDCPLFKWPQTRPEFWRDKIGRNRSNDEKSRAALLAAGWRVAVVWECALRGANRDLDGVLRRLIDWLHSDVTEFEERS
- a CDS encoding YbhB/YbcL family Raf kinase inhibitor-like protein gives rise to the protein MADFRLWSDEFPTNGFMPKAHEYNDKAFGVDGENISPSLQWEAPPEGTQSFALTVHDPDAPTGSGFWHWVVVNIPADVRSLPRNAGAADGGLLPQGALQVRNDYGTVGFGGAAPPRGDRTHRYIFRLHALKVAQLPINADTTNAIARFMTHLNELDSTTHTGLYELK
- a CDS encoding DUF883 family protein, whose amino-acid sequence is MTQTTQQLELGRQKIVEDLRVLLTDSEEMLRLAANVPGEGVGALRERLSTHVDTLQTALGDAQNAAQRRYRVAAVNTERYVRHNPWRAIGIAASAGFLLGVLAAR